The Conexivisphaera calida genome includes a region encoding these proteins:
- a CDS encoding ArsR/SmtB family transcription factor — translation MEFDSTEHMFWWIFTGSRGGTMRARIVASLRDLPQNANQLAQNLGVNYRTITHHLRILEESGIVKSEGPRYGKIYFLTDLFQMNDDLFEEIVGRVKRR, via the coding sequence TTGGAGTTTGATTCCACCGAGCACATGTTCTGGTGGATATTCACCGGATCCAGGGGTGGAACCATGAGGGCCAGGATCGTCGCGAGCCTGAGGGACCTTCCCCAGAACGCCAACCAGCTGGCCCAGAACCTCGGCGTCAACTACAGGACCATCACGCACCACCTGAGGATACTCGAGGAGAGCGGAATAGTGAAGTCCGAGGGGCCCAGGTACGGGAAGATCTACTTCCTGACCGACCTCTTCCAGATGAACGATGACCTCTTCGAGGAGATCGTTGGGAGGGTGAAGAGGCGGTGA